In one Bradyrhizobium cosmicum genomic region, the following are encoded:
- a CDS encoding efflux RND transporter periplasmic adaptor subunit: protein MNIVTEHKISGEPIDTKAPKRPVRPVLWFIIVGALLAALVGGLVWFNYFRGQMIKQFFANNKPPPTAVTAAEAKSEVVPNLLTAVGGLVAVHQVDVSADVNGRVTEIKFQPGAHVEAGTPLVQLFDAPDQGDLANYKAQATVAQLSLDRAKQLASRQFGPQATVDSAQAAFDQAQAGIAKTEALISQKLVRAPFSGDLGVRKVEVGQYLTAGTAIVSLTDLSQLWANFTVTEKDSGNLKVGQPVRLKVDAYPGRTFEGKITTIEPQIAAETRNIRVQATIANPEKILKPGMFVTTTVVLPDKPAVITVPETAVDYTLYGDSVFVITEKKEEDGKTSLSAVRTFVQTGSRVDGRVEIVKGVKAGDKVVAVGQLKLQSGAAVAISADPGPPIPAQPPRY from the coding sequence ATGAACATCGTAACCGAACACAAGATTTCGGGCGAACCGATCGACACCAAGGCCCCCAAGCGTCCGGTTCGGCCGGTGCTGTGGTTCATTATCGTCGGCGCGCTGCTTGCAGCGCTCGTTGGCGGCCTCGTCTGGTTCAATTATTTCCGCGGCCAGATGATCAAGCAGTTCTTCGCCAACAACAAGCCGCCGCCGACCGCGGTCACCGCGGCCGAGGCGAAGTCCGAGGTGGTGCCGAACCTGCTGACCGCGGTCGGCGGTCTCGTCGCCGTGCACCAGGTCGACGTCAGCGCCGACGTCAATGGCCGCGTCACCGAGATCAAGTTCCAGCCGGGCGCGCATGTCGAAGCCGGCACGCCGCTGGTGCAGCTGTTCGACGCGCCGGACCAGGGCGACCTTGCCAATTACAAGGCGCAGGCCACGGTCGCGCAGCTTTCGCTCGACCGCGCCAAGCAACTGGCGTCGCGCCAGTTCGGCCCGCAGGCGACGGTTGATTCCGCGCAGGCGGCCTTCGACCAGGCGCAGGCGGGCATCGCCAAGACCGAAGCGTTGATCTCGCAGAAGCTGGTGCGCGCACCGTTCTCCGGCGATCTCGGCGTCCGCAAGGTCGAGGTCGGCCAGTATCTGACTGCCGGCACGGCGATCGTCTCGCTGACTGATCTGTCGCAACTGTGGGCCAACTTCACCGTGACGGAAAAGGACTCGGGCAACCTCAAGGTCGGCCAGCCGGTCCGGCTCAAGGTCGACGCCTATCCGGGCCGCACCTTCGAAGGCAAGATCACCACGATCGAGCCGCAGATCGCGGCCGAAACCCGCAACATCCGCGTGCAGGCAACGATCGCCAATCCGGAGAAGATCCTGAAGCCCGGCATGTTCGTGACCACCACGGTGGTGCTGCCGGACAAGCCGGCCGTCATCACCGTGCCTGAGACGGCGGTCGATTACACGCTGTACGGCGATTCCGTGTTCGTGATCACCGAGAAGAAGGAAGAGGACGGCAAGACCAGCCTCTCCGCGGTGCGCACCTTCGTGCAGACCGGCAGCCGGGTCGATGGCCGTGTCGAAATCGTCAAGGGCGTGAAGGCCGGCGACAAGGTCGTCGCGGTCGGTCAGCTCAAGCTGCAATCGGGCGCCGCAGTTGCGATTTCGGCCGACCCCGGTCCGCCGATCCCGGCGCAGCCGCCGCGCTACTGA
- a CDS encoding TetR/AcrR family transcriptional regulator produces the protein MSSLRMTSDLRRQLILGAAKRCFARHGYTGTTTKSVAAAAAISEALLFKHFPSKAALYAEILSDECEADPALTDLLERKPSTTTLVELVRGMVQHFLHIADGPDQEDAQRLRLMATSHLDDGEFARLLYAKIEKLIGAIFLASLERAVAAGDARPFSGDPLNLFWFAHHTVMTAALTRLPAAPCLAYGKADDLERQLCEFLLRGIGLNDAAIASHLGQDQAAGADKTAIAESA, from the coding sequence ATGAGCTCATTGCGAATGACGAGCGACCTGAGGCGTCAATTGATCCTCGGCGCCGCAAAACGCTGCTTTGCCCGACACGGCTATACCGGCACCACGACCAAGAGCGTGGCGGCCGCCGCTGCTATTTCCGAAGCGCTGCTGTTCAAGCATTTCCCGTCCAAGGCGGCGCTCTATGCCGAAATCCTCAGCGACGAATGCGAGGCAGACCCGGCACTGACGGATTTGCTCGAGCGAAAGCCGTCGACGACGACCCTGGTCGAACTGGTCCGCGGCATGGTCCAGCATTTCCTTCACATCGCCGACGGTCCCGATCAGGAGGACGCCCAGCGCCTGCGACTGATGGCCACCAGCCATTTGGATGACGGCGAGTTCGCCCGTTTGCTATATGCCAAGATCGAGAAGCTGATCGGGGCGATCTTCCTCGCCTCGCTCGAGCGGGCCGTTGCGGCCGGGGACGCGCGGCCATTCAGCGGCGATCCGCTCAACTTGTTCTGGTTTGCGCATCATACGGTGATGACCGCTGCGCTGACCAGGCTGCCGGCCGCGCCTTGCCTCGCTTACGGCAAGGCTGACGACCTCGAGCGGCAGCTGTGTGAGTTTCTCCTGAGGGGTATCGGACTTAACGACGCCGCAATTGCTTCGCATTTGGGCCAGGATCAGGCCGCGGGTGCGGACAAGACGGCGATTGCAGAAAGCGCATGA
- a CDS encoding thiamine pyrophosphate-dependent enzyme gives MSKANLLDRRQVVSALLANRKDVVAIGGLGASTNDITAAGDHARNFYLWGGMGGAAMIGLGLALAQPKLPVLVITGDGEMLMGMGSLATIALQKPSNLSIAVLDNEAYGETGGQASHTSAAADLVGIAKACGIADARAISTLAEVEAFAKAVHDVSAGPRFANVKIDSASVERILSTRDGTYIVNRIRGDLGFQPI, from the coding sequence ATGAGCAAGGCCAATCTCCTCGACCGCCGTCAGGTGGTCTCCGCACTGCTGGCGAACCGCAAGGACGTCGTTGCGATCGGCGGCCTCGGAGCCTCCACCAACGACATCACCGCCGCCGGTGACCATGCGCGCAACTTCTATCTCTGGGGGGGCATGGGCGGCGCCGCGATGATCGGGTTGGGCCTGGCGCTGGCGCAGCCGAAGCTGCCGGTGCTGGTCATCACCGGCGACGGGGAGATGCTGATGGGCATGGGCAGCCTTGCCACCATCGCCCTGCAGAAGCCGTCCAACCTTTCGATCGCAGTGCTCGACAACGAGGCCTATGGCGAGACCGGCGGCCAGGCCAGTCACACCTCCGCGGCGGCCGACCTCGTCGGCATCGCCAAAGCCTGCGGCATCGCGGACGCCCGCGCGATCTCGACCCTGGCCGAGGTCGAGGCCTTCGCCAAAGCCGTCCATGACGTTTCGGCGGGGCCGCGCTTTGCCAATGTGAAGATCGACAGCGCCAGCGTCGAGCGGATCCTGTCCACCCGGGACGGGACCTACATCGTCAACCGGATCCGCGGCGATCTCGGCTTCCAGCCGATCTGA
- a CDS encoding phosphonopyruvate decarboxylase — MHARTDAADTALNWPDDIFATLQRFDVRQVPYVPDAGHSRLIQRVLGSSTMRGIPLTTEEEGVALLAGAWTGGQRGVLLMQSSGVGNCINMLSLIPILRFPFLTLVTMRGEWGEFNPWQVPMGSTTQGVFELSGVKVLRASNAAEVPAVLEAAAAQAYNALTPTAVLLSQRLIGAKVFTK; from the coding sequence ATGCACGCTCGCACTGACGCAGCTGACACGGCCCTCAATTGGCCCGACGATATTTTCGCGACCTTGCAACGCTTCGACGTCAGGCAGGTGCCTTACGTGCCTGACGCCGGTCATTCGAGGCTGATCCAGCGCGTGCTCGGCTCGTCCACCATGCGTGGCATTCCACTGACGACGGAGGAGGAGGGCGTGGCTTTGCTCGCCGGCGCCTGGACCGGCGGACAGCGCGGCGTGCTGCTGATGCAGTCGAGCGGCGTCGGCAATTGCATCAACATGCTCTCGCTGATCCCGATCCTGCGCTTTCCGTTCCTCACGCTGGTGACGATGCGCGGCGAATGGGGCGAGTTCAATCCGTGGCAGGTGCCGATGGGATCGACCACGCAGGGCGTTTTCGAGCTCTCCGGCGTCAAGGTGCTGCGTGCGTCCAACGCGGCCGAGGTGCCGGCCGTGCTGGAGGCGGCCGCCGCCCAGGCCTACAACGCGCTCACGCCCACCGCCGTCCTTCTGTCGCAGCGTCTGATCGGCGCCAAGGTTTTCACCAAATGA
- a CDS encoding cytochrome P450 — protein MNASAKELAASFDLTRLTAEFYDDPYPTYRALRENEPVKRLPNGTVFLTRYDDLVTTYKNTKSFSSDKKREFAPKYGDTPLFEHHTTSLVFNDPPSHTRVRRLIMGALSPRAIAGMEPDIVRLVDGLLDAIAAKGACELIEDFAASIPIEVIGNLLDVPHDERGPLRDWSLAILGALEPVVSSEVAARGNKAVTDFLAYLQTLVARRRENPGNPERDVLTRLIQGEENGERLTEKELLHNCIFLLNAGHETTTNLIGNGLVALDRNPDQKQRLIDNPDMIKTAVEEILRYESSNQLGNRMTTEAVELGGVMLDAGTSVTLCIGAANRDPAQFTDPERFDIARTPNRHLAFATGAHQCAGMALARLEGAIAISRFLARFPTYSVSGQPVRGGRVRFRGFLSVPCAIG, from the coding sequence ATGAACGCAAGTGCGAAGGAATTGGCGGCCAGCTTCGATCTAACGAGGCTGACGGCGGAATTCTACGACGATCCCTACCCGACCTATCGTGCACTGCGGGAGAACGAGCCCGTCAAGCGCCTGCCGAACGGCACCGTGTTCCTGACCCGCTATGACGACCTCGTCACCACCTACAAGAACACGAAGTCCTTCAGCTCGGACAAGAAGCGCGAGTTCGCGCCGAAATACGGCGACACGCCGCTCTTTGAGCATCACACCACCAGCCTCGTCTTCAACGATCCGCCTTCGCACACCCGCGTGCGCCGCCTGATCATGGGCGCGCTGTCGCCGCGTGCAATCGCAGGCATGGAGCCTGATATCGTCAGGCTGGTCGACGGCCTGCTCGACGCCATCGCCGCCAAGGGCGCTTGCGAGCTGATCGAGGATTTTGCGGCTTCCATCCCCATCGAGGTGATCGGCAATCTGCTCGATGTTCCCCACGACGAGCGCGGGCCGCTGCGCGACTGGTCGCTGGCGATCCTCGGCGCGCTCGAGCCTGTCGTATCGTCCGAAGTGGCGGCGCGCGGCAACAAGGCGGTGACGGACTTCCTCGCCTATCTCCAGACGCTGGTGGCACGCCGGCGCGAGAATCCGGGCAATCCCGAGCGCGACGTACTCACGCGCCTGATCCAGGGCGAGGAAAATGGCGAACGGCTGACCGAGAAGGAGCTGCTGCACAACTGCATCTTCCTGCTCAATGCCGGCCACGAGACCACAACCAATTTGATCGGTAACGGCCTCGTCGCGCTCGACCGAAACCCGGACCAGAAGCAGCGGCTGATCGACAATCCCGACATGATCAAGACCGCCGTCGAGGAGATACTGCGCTACGAGAGCTCGAACCAGCTCGGCAACCGCATGACCACCGAAGCCGTCGAGCTCGGCGGCGTGATGCTCGACGCCGGCACGTCGGTGACGCTGTGCATCGGCGCTGCCAACCGCGACCCCGCGCAGTTCACGGACCCCGAACGCTTCGACATCGCACGCACGCCGAACCGGCATCTCGCCTTCGCCACCGGCGCGCATCAATGCGCCGGCATGGCGCTGGCGCGGCTGGAAGGCGCCATTGCGATCTCGCGCTTCCTGGCGCGCTTCCCGACCTATTCCGTGAGCGGCCAGCCAGTGCGCGGCGGGCGGGTGCGGTTCCGGGGGTTCTTGAGCGTGCCCTGCGCGATCGGTTGA
- a CDS encoding sugar phosphate isomerase/epimerase family protein: MRDFSSDHRWLSLNTATVRKQGDLVQIIDACARHGIRAIDPWRDQVAAVGLDRAARAVRDAGLDLSGYCRGGMFTSDASRRGEVRDDNRRCVDEAKALGAPCIVLVAGGLPQYSRPGSEASKDIAAARGQVEEALADMLDYAKQAKLPLAIEPLHPAYAADRACVNTTKQALDICDRLDPDRTGMLGVALDAYHIWWDPELMGQIARAGKDRLLAFHVCDWLVPTKDILNDRGMMGDGVIDIRSVRAAVEAQGYAGFSEIEIFSNDWWAKPMDEVLRTCIARHKTVV, from the coding sequence ATGCGCGATTTCTCGTCCGATCACCGCTGGCTGTCTCTCAACACGGCAACCGTCCGCAAGCAGGGTGACCTCGTTCAGATCATCGACGCCTGTGCGCGGCACGGCATCCGCGCCATCGATCCCTGGCGCGACCAGGTCGCCGCCGTCGGTCTCGATCGCGCCGCGCGCGCGGTGCGCGACGCCGGCCTCGATCTCTCAGGCTATTGCCGCGGCGGCATGTTCACCTCGGATGCATCGCGCCGGGGCGAAGTGCGCGACGACAACCGGCGCTGCGTCGACGAGGCCAAAGCGCTGGGCGCACCCTGCATCGTGCTCGTCGCCGGCGGCCTGCCGCAATATTCGCGCCCCGGCAGCGAGGCGTCGAAGGACATCGCAGCCGCGCGCGGGCAGGTCGAGGAAGCTCTTGCCGACATGCTCGACTATGCGAAGCAGGCAAAACTGCCGCTGGCGATCGAGCCGCTGCATCCCGCCTATGCCGCCGACCGTGCCTGCGTGAACACCACAAAGCAGGCGCTCGACATCTGCGACCGGCTCGATCCAGATCGCACGGGCATGCTTGGCGTCGCGCTCGACGCCTATCACATCTGGTGGGACCCGGAGTTGATGGGCCAGATCGCGCGGGCCGGCAAGGATCGCCTGCTCGCCTTCCATGTCTGCGACTGGCTGGTGCCGACAAAAGATATCCTCAACGACCGTGGCATGATGGGTGACGGCGTCATCGACATCAGATCGGTGCGCGCCGCGGTCGAGGCGCAGGGTTACGCCGGCTTTTCGGAGATCGAGATCTTCTCCAACGACTGGTGGGCCAAGCCGATGGACGAGGTGCTGCGCACCTGCATCGCGCGCCACAAGACGGTGGTTTAG
- a CDS encoding dihydrodipicolinate synthase family protein codes for MNKPVMPISSLSLKLPKADRSIETYRLAASRTFPAKLEGSLNRIAFSAVHMVADPLADNDPWLSAAIDWDKTIAFREHVWDLGLGVAEAMDTAQRGMGLDWPTSLELITRSVGAAKRRNALVFSGAGTDHLAVEDARSLDDVIRAYEEQISAVEKVAGRIILMASRALAKLGRNADDYAKVYDRVLSQVREPVIIHWLGDMFDPALTGYWGTKDLEKAMDVAVAIVNGNAAKVDGVKVSLLDKQREIDMRRRLDKRIKMYTGDDFNYAELIAGDSEGFSHALLGIFDAIAPAASYALSRLAVGDEAGFHDVLGPTVPLSRHIFKAPTRFYKTGVVFMAYLNGHQDHFTMVGGQESTRSMLHLAELFRLADQAGLLANPELATRRMKTVLASHGIES; via the coding sequence ATGAACAAGCCTGTCATGCCGATCTCGTCATTATCGCTCAAGCTGCCGAAGGCCGATCGCTCGATCGAGACCTACCGGCTCGCGGCGTCGCGCACGTTCCCCGCAAAGCTCGAAGGCTCGCTGAACCGCATCGCGTTCTCGGCCGTGCATATGGTCGCCGACCCCCTCGCGGATAACGATCCCTGGCTCTCCGCCGCGATCGACTGGGACAAGACCATCGCTTTTCGCGAGCACGTCTGGGACCTCGGCCTCGGCGTTGCCGAAGCCATGGACACCGCGCAGCGCGGCATGGGGCTAGACTGGCCGACCTCGCTGGAGCTGATCACGCGCTCGGTCGGTGCCGCCAAGCGGCGCAATGCGCTGGTGTTCTCCGGCGCCGGCACCGACCATCTCGCGGTCGAGGACGCCAGGAGCCTCGACGACGTGATCCGCGCCTATGAAGAACAGATCTCGGCGGTCGAAAAGGTCGCCGGACGCATCATCCTGATGGCGTCGCGCGCTCTCGCCAAACTCGGTCGCAACGCGGACGACTACGCCAAAGTCTATGACCGCGTGCTCTCGCAGGTGCGCGAGCCCGTGATCATCCATTGGCTCGGCGATATGTTCGATCCCGCCTTGACGGGCTATTGGGGCACCAAGGACCTCGAAAAGGCGATGGACGTTGCGGTCGCCATCGTCAACGGCAATGCCGCCAAGGTCGACGGCGTCAAGGTCTCGCTGCTCGACAAGCAGCGCGAGATCGACATGCGCCGCCGCCTCGACAAGCGCATCAAGATGTACACCGGCGACGACTTCAACTACGCGGAGCTGATCGCCGGCGACAGCGAAGGCTTCTCACACGCGCTGCTCGGCATTTTCGATGCCATCGCGCCGGCGGCGTCCTACGCGCTGTCGCGGCTGGCGGTTGGCGATGAAGCCGGCTTCCACGACGTGCTGGGGCCGACGGTGCCGCTGTCGCGCCATATATTCAAGGCGCCGACGCGCTTCTACAAGACCGGCGTCGTGTTCATGGCATATCTCAACGGCCATCAGGACCATTTCACCATGGTCGGCGGCCAGGAGAGCACGCGCTCGATGCTGCATCTGGCCGAGCTGTTCCGCCTGGCCGATCAGGCCGGGCTGCTCGCAAATCCGGAACTGGCGACACGGCGGATGAAGACCGTGCTGGCCTCGCACGGGATCGAATCCTGA
- a CDS encoding Gfo/Idh/MocA family protein has translation MTTQRLGLIMNGVTGRMGLNQHLIRSIVAIREQGGVRLKNGDRVMPDPILVGRSAEKVEALAKRYNIARWTTDLDAALADKNDTMFFDAATTQARPGLLTQAINAGKHVYCEKPIATNFEEALEVVKLANAKGVKHGTVQDKLFLPGLKKIAFLRDSGFFGRILSVRGEFGYWVFEGGWQEAQRPSWNYRDEDGGGIILDMVCHWRYVLDNLFGNVQSVVCIGNTDIPERFDEQGKKYKATADDSAYATFQLEGGVIAHINMSWVTRVYRDDLVTFQVDGTHGSAVAGLSDCMIQARQATPRPVWNPDEKRLHDFYGDWQKLPDNVTYDNGFREQWEMFIRHVYEDAPYKFTLLEGVKGVQLAECALKSWKERRWIDVAPIKV, from the coding sequence ATGACAACGCAACGCCTCGGCCTCATCATGAACGGCGTCACCGGCCGCATGGGGCTCAACCAGCATCTGATCCGTTCGATCGTCGCGATCCGGGAGCAGGGCGGCGTCCGCCTGAAGAACGGCGACCGCGTCATGCCCGATCCGATCCTGGTCGGCCGCAGCGCCGAGAAGGTCGAGGCGCTCGCCAAGCGCTACAACATCGCGCGCTGGACCACCGATCTCGACGCCGCGCTCGCCGACAAGAACGACACCATGTTCTTCGACGCCGCGACCACGCAGGCCCGCCCTGGTCTACTGACCCAGGCCATCAATGCCGGCAAGCACGTCTATTGCGAGAAGCCGATCGCGACGAACTTCGAAGAAGCGCTCGAAGTCGTCAAGCTTGCGAATGCCAAGGGCGTCAAGCACGGCACGGTGCAGGACAAGCTGTTTCTGCCCGGCCTGAAGAAGATCGCCTTCCTGCGCGATTCAGGCTTCTTTGGCCGCATCCTCTCGGTGCGCGGCGAGTTCGGCTATTGGGTGTTTGAAGGCGGCTGGCAGGAGGCGCAGCGGCCGTCCTGGAACTACCGCGACGAGGACGGCGGCGGCATCATCCTCGACATGGTCTGCCACTGGCGCTACGTGCTCGACAACCTGTTCGGCAACGTCCAGAGCGTGGTCTGCATCGGCAATACCGACATTCCCGAGCGTTTCGACGAGCAGGGCAAGAAGTACAAGGCGACCGCCGACGACTCCGCCTATGCCACCTTTCAGCTCGAAGGCGGGGTCATCGCGCATATCAACATGTCCTGGGTCACCCGCGTCTATCGCGACGATCTCGTCACCTTCCAGGTCGACGGCACCCATGGCTCGGCGGTCGCAGGCCTTTCCGACTGCATGATCCAGGCGCGGCAGGCAACCCCGAGGCCGGTGTGGAATCCCGACGAGAAGCGGCTGCACGACTTTTACGGCGACTGGCAGAAGCTGCCTGACAACGTCACCTACGACAACGGCTTTAGGGAACAATGGGAGATGTTCATCCGCCACGTCTACGAGGATGCGCCCTACAAGTTCACGCTGCTCGAAGGCGTCAAGGGCGTGCAGCTCGCCGAATGCGCGCTGAAGAGCTGGAAGGAGCGGCGCTGGATCGACGTCGCCCCGATCAAGGTCTGA
- a CDS encoding ABC transporter ATP-binding protein, protein MNPATRPIDMQPAAHLRLVSDRAGNDASGIKLSGVSKTYRTRDGDVPSLRPLDFHINDGEFFVVVGPSGCGKSTLLKLISGLLPPTSGEIVVEGEKVTTPHGNVGIVFQNALLLPWRNILSNVMLPIDMKRLPRQTYLDRAKALLKLVGLEGFEKKLPWQLSGGMQQRASICRALVHDPRIMLMDEPFGALDALTRERMNVELMRIQRETQKTVLLITHSIPEAVFLADRVLVMTERPGAIAAIYDVPLPRPRSLDVMADPIFTELVQRIRKHFFSQGALD, encoded by the coding sequence ATGAACCCTGCGACCAGACCAATCGACATGCAGCCGGCCGCGCATCTGAGACTGGTGAGCGACCGGGCCGGCAACGACGCGTCGGGCATCAAGCTGTCAGGCGTCTCCAAGACCTACCGGACGCGCGATGGCGACGTACCGTCGCTGCGTCCGCTCGACTTCCACATCAACGACGGCGAGTTCTTCGTCGTGGTCGGACCAAGCGGCTGCGGCAAGTCCACGCTGCTCAAGCTGATCTCGGGGCTGCTGCCGCCGACATCCGGCGAGATCGTGGTCGAGGGCGAGAAGGTGACGACCCCGCACGGCAATGTCGGCATCGTGTTCCAGAATGCATTGCTGCTGCCGTGGCGCAACATCCTGTCCAACGTGATGCTGCCGATCGACATGAAGCGGCTGCCGCGGCAGACATATCTCGATCGCGCCAAGGCGCTGTTGAAGCTGGTCGGCCTCGAAGGGTTCGAGAAGAAGCTGCCCTGGCAGCTTTCCGGCGGCATGCAGCAGCGCGCCTCGATCTGCCGCGCGCTGGTGCACGATCCCAGGATCATGCTGATGGACGAGCCGTTCGGCGCGCTCGATGCACTGACACGCGAACGCATGAATGTCGAACTGATGCGGATCCAGCGCGAGACGCAGAAGACGGTGCTCCTGATCACGCATTCGATTCCTGAAGCCGTATTTCTGGCCGACCGCGTGCTGGTCATGACCGAGCGCCCCGGCGCGATCGCCGCGATCTATGACGTGCCGCTGCCGCGTCCGCGCTCGCTCGACGTGATGGCCGATCCCATCTTCACCGAGCTCGTGCAACGCATCCGCAAGCACTTCTTCTCGCAAGGGGCATTGGATTAG
- a CDS encoding ABC transporter substrate-binding protein: MKRLIGAVSAALMVFAVMPAQAADKVVLMLNWYVYGEHAPFYYGKAKGIYAAEGIDLEIQEGRGSAATTQAVAAKTADFGYVDVPTMMRAAIKGAPVVATGVLLQTSPMSAMGFADKNIRKPEDIKGKTVAITPADSMTQIWPLFLKKTGLKESDFQTVAGDGQTKLNAVINGQADLLLGYVMDQSMKIKDATGKDVFPIKFADYGINMVSSGIIANSDYVKANADLVRRFMSATTKAVEAAEKEPKAAAQSILDANPKGGKIDTLTQGFELTIPLYRTPETKSKRPFQVTDQNMTDSVNLMVEYGGLDAKAKDNPKAFYTNDYLPKSGS; encoded by the coding sequence ATGAAGCGGTTGATTGGAGCTGTCTCAGCGGCACTGATGGTGTTTGCGGTTATGCCGGCGCAGGCCGCCGACAAGGTCGTGCTGATGTTGAACTGGTACGTCTATGGCGAGCACGCGCCGTTCTATTACGGCAAGGCCAAAGGCATTTATGCCGCCGAAGGCATCGACCTCGAGATCCAGGAAGGCCGCGGCTCGGCGGCGACCACGCAGGCCGTCGCCGCCAAGACCGCCGATTTCGGCTATGTCGACGTTCCCACCATGATGCGCGCGGCGATCAAGGGGGCGCCCGTGGTCGCGACCGGCGTGCTGCTGCAGACCTCGCCGATGTCCGCCATGGGCTTCGCCGACAAGAACATCCGGAAGCCCGAGGACATCAAGGGCAAGACGGTGGCGATCACGCCGGCCGACTCCATGACCCAGATCTGGCCTCTGTTCCTGAAGAAGACCGGCTTGAAGGAAAGCGATTTCCAGACGGTCGCCGGCGACGGCCAGACCAAGCTCAACGCGGTCATCAACGGCCAGGCCGATCTGCTGCTCGGCTACGTCATGGACCAGTCGATGAAGATCAAGGACGCCACCGGCAAGGACGTGTTCCCGATCAAGTTCGCCGACTACGGCATCAACATGGTTTCCTCCGGCATCATCGCCAACTCGGATTACGTGAAGGCCAATGCCGACCTCGTCCGCCGATTCATGTCGGCGACGACCAAGGCCGTCGAGGCCGCCGAGAAGGAGCCGAAGGCGGCCGCGCAGTCGATTCTCGATGCCAACCCCAAGGGTGGCAAGATCGACACGCTGACGCAGGGCTTCGAGCTGACCATTCCGCTCTACCGGACGCCCGAGACCAAGAGCAAGCGGCCGTTCCAGGTCACCGACCAGAACATGACCGACAGCGTCAATTTGATGGTCGAATATGGCGGGCTGGACGCCAAGGCCAAGGACAACCCGAAGGCGTTCTACACCAACGACTACCTGCCGAAGAGTGGCTCGTGA
- a CDS encoding ABC transporter permease has translation MAEVKPQGAVSKMLNAAWIRPFLFLVFIVVAWDLAIRVFRIPAYQIPAPGDVVAVLRTEWPELLRQSWPTTYATVCGFLLSALFGIPVAMLIAGSRTVESYVYPLLVFSQSVPKIAIAPLFVVWFGFGIIPKVISAFLLGFFPVVVSAVQGFKSVDPDMVDLARAMQGSRFQVFCAVNLPHALPAIFSGLKVSVTLAVVGAVVGEFVGSNSGIGYVMQRSIGTFDLPTMFAALVILALLGVILFWIVDRIEKLVIPWHVSQREDVIFAS, from the coding sequence GTGGCTGAAGTGAAGCCGCAAGGCGCGGTATCCAAGATGCTGAATGCGGCCTGGATCCGGCCGTTCTTGTTTCTGGTCTTCATCGTCGTGGCCTGGGATCTCGCGATCCGCGTGTTCAGGATTCCCGCCTATCAGATCCCGGCGCCGGGCGACGTGGTTGCCGTGCTCCGCACCGAATGGCCGGAGCTCCTGCGCCAGTCCTGGCCGACCACCTATGCGACCGTCTGCGGCTTCCTGCTGTCGGCCCTGTTCGGCATTCCCGTGGCGATGCTGATTGCGGGCTCGCGGACGGTGGAGAGTTACGTCTATCCGCTGCTGGTATTCTCGCAGTCCGTGCCGAAGATCGCGATCGCGCCACTGTTCGTGGTTTGGTTCGGCTTCGGCATCATTCCCAAAGTGATCTCGGCGTTCCTGCTTGGCTTCTTCCCGGTGGTGGTCTCGGCCGTGCAGGGCTTCAAATCGGTCGATCCTGATATGGTCGATCTTGCCCGCGCCATGCAGGGCAGCCGCTTCCAGGTGTTTTGTGCGGTGAACCTGCCGCATGCGCTGCCGGCGATCTTCTCCGGCCTCAAGGTGTCGGTGACGCTCGCGGTGGTCGGCGCCGTCGTCGGCGAGTTCGTCGGCTCCAATTCCGGCATCGGCTATGTGATGCAGCGCTCGATCGGCACGTTCGACCTGCCGACGATGTTCGCGGCGCTGGTGATCCTCGCGCTGCTCGGCGTGATCCTGTTCTGGATCGTCGACCGGATCGAGAAGCTGGTCATTCCCTGGCACGTCAGCCAGCGCGAAGACGTGATTTTCGCCTCTTAA